The Luteolibacter flavescens genomic sequence CAAGGCATGGTTTCCTCCTCCTTGAAGGTGTAACCCATGTCCCCGAACACCTGCTACCTATGTCCCCGGTCTATACAGAGCCACTGGCCCGCAGAAGCGACGGAGGCGGCTGACGTTTCTAGCTGGAGGAAATGGGCCCGCCTTCTCCGTTTCTCAATTCGAGGAAGTCGGGTCCACGGGATGCTCTCTTTTGACGGTCGGAGAGCGCGTCGGGTGAGCTGTACGGACCGATTTATGAAGCGAATGCCCTGAGGTGCTTCTGCGGGCCAGTGGCTCCGCGCTCCCAGCGGGGGGAAATTTTTGATCCGCCTGTCACATTTCGCCCGGCTCATTCGTCGGAGAGGGTGAATGCGCTGCATGACAGAGATTTATGCACCCGACCGTCCGGACGGTTTGACTCCGACCGTCTGGACGGTTTGGATGCCGCCCGGCATGGGAAAGCTCACCTCATCATCGCCCCGGGACCTCCTTCTCGACGCGGCAGAAACCGTGGCGGCGCGTGAAGGTGTGTCGAAGCTCACCTTCGATGCGGTGGCCGCCGAGGCGGGCGTCAGCAAGGGCGGGCTGCTCCATTATTTCACGAACAAGGAGCAACTCATCGAGGCCATGGTCCGCCGCGCCGCGGACGGCTGGCGGCACCACTTCACCACATCCTACGAGAATGCCGAACCGGGTCCGGGCCGCATGGTCCGCGGGCTCTTGCAGGGGTGCTTCACCGATGCCCAGTCCTGGACCGAGGAACTCCGCCGCTCCTTTTCATCCGTCTTCGCCGCGCTTGCGATGAACCCGGAACTGGTGAAGCCGATGCAGGAGGCCTACCAGGAACTCTACGCCTACCTGCAGGCGGACGGCCTGCCCGACGGCGTGGCCGAGACCCTTGCGACCGCGATCGACGGCCTGTGGCTGTACTGGGTGCTGCGACTGCGCCCGGTATGCCAGGCGGACCTCGACCGCATGCGCGCCGTGCTGGAGGGCGCACTTGGCCGCGCCATCGAACGTTCCAAGAACGGCGAACCTGAAACGACTACTCATCAGAAACCATGAAGGCATCCCATTGGATCGGGTCACTCGTGCTGATCGGCGCGGTGGCAGGCACCGGCTTCGGCCTCGCTGCTTGGAAGAAGGCGGACATCGAAGAATCCATGGCCGAGGCAGCGATGATGCCGGAGCAGATGGAGGCGGTGATCGTGCGACCCGCCCGCGAGGTCGAGCACCGGCGGACCACCACTGCCGTCGGCACCGTGCTGGCGCTGCGCTCCGTTACCCTGAAGAATGAACTCGCTGGCACCGTCGAGCGCGTCGAGCTGACGCCCGGCAAGGTGATCGACGCAGGCACCGAACTCGTTGCGCTGGACGTCTCGGTGGAAGAGGCCGAGCTGAAAGCGCAGCAGGCCCAGGCCGCGCTCGCCGAGGCTACGCTGCGCCGTGTCGAGTCGCTCGTGTCCAGCAGCGCGACTTCCAAGAAGGATCTCGATCAGGCGAAGGCGGAGCACGATGTGGCACTCGCCCAGATGGAGCGGACGAAGGCGATGATCGCCCGCAAGATTATCCGCGCGCCTTTCCGCGCCCGCATCGGTCTTTCGGACGTGCATCCCGGCCAGTATCTGGTGGAGGGCACGGAATTGACCACGCTGCAGGGCGTGGACGAGGCCGCGCACGTGGACTTCACGGTCACGCAAAACGTCGCCGCAGGACTTCGCGAGGGGGATATCGTCGAGGTCGTTGGCCTCAACAAGGACGCACCCGTGCAAGCCACCATCGTGGCGCTCGACGCCCGCATCGACCGCGCGACGCGCAACGCCCACATCCGCGCGAAGGTGGCGGATGCTTCCAAGATCCCATCGCCGGGCGCGTCCGTCCAGGTGCGTGTCCCCGTGGGAGAGACGCGGAAGGTCGTCGCCATTCCCGTCAGTGCGCTGCGCCGCGGTCCGGAGGGAGATCACGTCTTCACCGTCGCCCCCGACAAGGAGGGCAAGCCCCGCGCCTCGATGCGCCTCGTGAAAAGCGGGGCCGTGCTCGGCGACGAGGTCATCGTCGAGAGCGGACTTGCCGCGGGTGATCCCGTCGCATCCTCTGGCTCCTTCAAGCTGCGCGAAGGCGTGCTCGTCGCCGACGCAGGCAATGCGCCCAAGCAGGGCCAATAAGCAATTCTCCCCATCGCGCCATGCGCTCCTTCACCGATATCTTCATCAAGCACCCGGTGCTCGCCATCGTGGTCAATCTCGTGATCGTCCTCGTGGGATGGCGCGCGATCGGCTCGCTGCCGGTGCAGCAGTTCCCGAAGCTGGAAAGCTCCTCGGTGCTCGTCACCACGCTCTACTACGGGGCCAGCGCGGAGACGGTCCGCGGCTTCCTCACCACGCCCATCGAGCGGGTCGTCTCGCAGATTGGCGGGGTGGACCATGTGGAATCCACCAGCCGTGCCGGGGTCAGCACTGTGACCGTGCGGCTGAAGCTGAATCACGACACGACCGCGGCCCTCGCGGAGATCAGCGCGCGTCTCCAGCAGGTCCGTGCCGAGCTGCCGCAGGATGCCGAGCCGCCGATGGTGGAGATCCAGCGGGCGGACAGGCCTTATGCGACCTTCTATCTCAGCTTCACCTCGCAGGAGCGCAGCGTTTCCGCGGTCACGGACTGGCTGACGCGTTCGCTCCAGCCGCAGTTCGCCACGCTGCCCGGCGTGCAGCGTGTGACGGTGGAAGGCGGTCGCCAGATCGCGATGCGCATCTGGATCGATCCCGAGCGCTTGGCCGCGCTGAACCTCACGCCCGGCGACGTCCATCTGGCGCTCCAGCGGAACAACTACCTTGCAGCGGTCGGCCGGACGAAGGGCAACCTCGTCGAGGTGAACCTGCTGGCGAATACCGACCTGCGCTCCACCGATGACTTCGAGAAGCTGATCGTGGTCGAGCGCGACGGAGCCATCGTCCGCCTGACCGACGTGGCGAAGGTGGAGCTGGGAGCCGAGGAGCCGGACTACATCGCGAAGCACAGCGAGAAGGAAGGCGTGTATCTCGGCATCTGGCCG encodes the following:
- a CDS encoding TetR/AcrR family transcriptional regulator, giving the protein MGKLTSSSPRDLLLDAAETVAAREGVSKLTFDAVAAEAGVSKGGLLHYFTNKEQLIEAMVRRAADGWRHHFTTSYENAEPGPGRMVRGLLQGCFTDAQSWTEELRRSFSSVFAALAMNPELVKPMQEAYQELYAYLQADGLPDGVAETLATAIDGLWLYWVLRLRPVCQADLDRMRAVLEGALGRAIERSKNGEPETTTHQKP
- a CDS encoding efflux RND transporter periplasmic adaptor subunit is translated as MKASHWIGSLVLIGAVAGTGFGLAAWKKADIEESMAEAAMMPEQMEAVIVRPAREVEHRRTTTAVGTVLALRSVTLKNELAGTVERVELTPGKVIDAGTELVALDVSVEEAELKAQQAQAALAEATLRRVESLVSSSATSKKDLDQAKAEHDVALAQMERTKAMIARKIIRAPFRARIGLSDVHPGQYLVEGTELTTLQGVDEAAHVDFTVTQNVAAGLREGDIVEVVGLNKDAPVQATIVALDARIDRATRNAHIRAKVADASKIPSPGASVQVRVPVGETRKVVAIPVSALRRGPEGDHVFTVAPDKEGKPRASMRLVKSGAVLGDEVIVESGLAAGDPVASSGSFKLREGVLVADAGNAPKQGQ